From the Carya illinoinensis cultivar Pawnee chromosome 4, C.illinoinensisPawnee_v1, whole genome shotgun sequence genome, one window contains:
- the LOC122308176 gene encoding G-type lectin S-receptor-like serine/threonine-protein kinase LECRK1 isoform X1, producing MMSSIPILLLMLVFLLYVDANTRQNHSTLIHLDSSLSPNVTAKRSSWLSPSGLFAFGFYPQGDGFAVGIWLINQTEKTIIWTANRDGPPVSSNVVLQLTRDRGLLLQTEQGSVAISAVEEPSASAAMLDSGNFVLYNQDSRVIWESFKFPTDTILGGQNLSAEDELVSSVSKHNQSSGQFSLRMQEDGNLVAYPVNSSYAQYDSYWSTGTDNYGSSTQLTLSHLGVLFLRNDALVVRVLANSSYPNKNNGTIIHRATLDADGIFRLYVHRFESFNSSSTLVNWSALPNQCEVNGFCGLNSYCSSEGSKAVCNCYPSFVFVNPINKFQGCYRSFTNDGCRQVKEPAMLYRIDILENMRWGDYPYSVVPAKKEDCGKLCLEDCNCAAILYTNDHCTKYKLPLRYGRVSENTSATAFFKVITKNITTPPVSIAPEVLTESKRGLVLTLAICLGSISCLCFIFSIYSFFRYKHQVFRYRRLSENANLGLIEDFTLRTFSYNELEKATDGFREELMGSSSFGAVYKGTLPGGNKTIAVKRLEKVVEGGQQEFKAEMTALARTHHRNLVRLLGFCIEGSKKLLVYDYMSNGSLADLLFKSGLRPIWKERVKIALDVARGILYLHEECEVHIIHCNIKPQNILMDDTWTAKISDFGLAKLLPRNQSRTTMRVEETTGYSYLAPEWQKNALISVKADTYSFGIVLLELLCCRSSIEINVPSADEILLSSWVYNCFMAGELDKLVQGENVDFMTLERMVKVGLWCIQEDPALRPSMKNVILMLEGTMDIPIPPILSPVA from the coding sequence ATGATGTCTTCAATACCAATTCTACTCTTAATGcttgttttccttctttatgTTGATGCAAATACTCGACAAAACCACTCCACTTTGATACACTTGGATTCTTCACTTTCTCCCAATGTAACTGCAAAACGTAGTTCATGGCTCTCACCTTCTGGCCTTTTTGCATTTGGTTTCTACCCACAAGGTGATGGCTTTGCTGTGGGAATATGGTTGATTAATCAAACTGAAAAGACAATTATCTGGACTGCAAATCGAGATGGCCCACCTGTCTCCTCAAATGTAGTGTTGCAGTTAACTAGAGATCGTGGGCTGTTGCTGCAAACTGAACAAGGCAGTGTAGCTATTTCTGCTGTGGAAGAACCTTCGGCTTCAGCTGCTATGCTTGATTCGGGTAATTTTGTACTCTACAACCAGGATTCTCGTGTTATCTgggaaagttttaaatttcctACTGACACCATATTAGGAGGTCAGAATCTGTCTGCCGAAGATGAATTGGTTTCGAGTGTATCTAAACATAACCAATCGAGCGGTCAATTTTCTCTTCGTATGCAGGAAGACGGAAACCTTGTTGCCTACCCTGTTAACAGTTCGTATGCTCAATATGACTCATATTGGTCCACTGGCACAGACAATTATGGTAGTTCTACACAGCTTACTCTTAGTCATTTAGGCGTGCTGTTCTTACGAAATGATGCTTTGGTCGTCCGTGTTCTGGCAAATAGCTCTTATCCTAACAAGAACAATGGAACTATTATCCATCGTGCAACACTCGATGCAGATGGAATCTTTAGGTTGTATGTACACCGCTTTGAGAGTTTTAATTCTTCAAGCACGTTGGTGAATTGGTCGGCATTGCCTAACCAATGTGAAGTAAATGGCTTCTGTGGACTCAACAGTTACTGCTCAAGCGAGGGCAGCAAAGCTGTCTGTAACTGTTATCCTAGTTTTGTTTTTGTCAACCCAATCAATAAGTTCCAGGGTTGCTACAGGAGTTTCACTAATGATGGTTGCAGACAAGTGAAAGAGCCAGCAATGTTGTATCGAATTGATATTTTAGAGAACATGAGGTGGGGTGATTATCCTTACTCAGTTGTACCAGCAAAGAAGGAAGATTGTGGGAAATTGTGCTTGGAAGATTGTAATTGTGCAGCAATCTTGTACACCAACGATCATTGCACCAAATACAAACTTCCTCTTAGATATGGTAGGGTAAGTGAAAATACATCAGCTACAGCCTTCTTCAAGGTGATCACGAAAAATATCACTACCCCTCCAGTCTCAATTGCCCCAGAAGTTTTGACGGAAAGTAAAAGAGGTCTGGTTTTGACTCTTGCTATATGTTTGGGTTCCATTTCATGCTTGTGTTTCATATTTTCCATCTACAGTTTCTTTAGATACAAGCATCAAGTTTTCAGATATAGAAGGTTGTCAGAAAATGCGAACTTGGGTTTAATTGAAGACTTTACTTTGcgaacattttcttacaatgagcTTGAGAAAGCAACTGATGGCTTCAGGGAAGAATTAATGGGTAGTAGCTCTTTTGGAGCTGTTTATAAAGGTACTCTACCTGGAGGTAACAAAACTATCGCCGTTAAACGATTAGAGAAAGTTGTGGAAGGAGGTCAACAGGAATTTAAAGCTGAAATGACTGCACTTGCACGAACCCATCACAGAAACTTGGTTCGATTGCTTGGTTTTTGCATTGAGGGCTCTAAGAAGCTTCTTGTCTATGATTACATGAGCAATGGTTCACTTGCAGATCTTCTCTTCAAGAGTGGCTTGCGCCCCATCTGGaaagaaagagtaaaaattGCTCTTGATGTGGCGAGAGGGATCCTTTATCTGCATGAAGAGTGTGAAGTCCACATCATCCACTGCAATATAAAGCCCCAGAACATACTTATGGATGATACATGGACCGCAAAGATATCTGATTTTGGGTTGGCAAAGCTTTTACCACGAAATCAATCAAGAACAACTATGAGGGTCGAAGAGACAACTGGTTACAGCTACTTGGCACCTGAATGGCAAAAGAATGCTTTGATATCAGTAAAAGCAGACACATATAGTTTTGGTATTGTGCTTTTGGAGCTTTTATGTTGTAGAAGCAGTATAGAAATAAATGTTCCATCAGCGGATGAGATACTTCTTTCTAGTTGGGTCTATAATTGCTTTATGGCTGGAGAGTTGGACAAGCTTGTTCAAGGTGAAAACGTGGACTTCATGACACTGGAAAGAATGGTGAAAGTGGGGCTATGGTGCATTCAAGAAGATCCAGCTTTGCGTCCTTCAATGAAGAATGTGATCTTGATGTTGGAAGGGACAATGGATATTCCGATCCCTCCAATATTATCTCCAGTTGCTTAA
- the LOC122308176 gene encoding G-type lectin S-receptor-like serine/threonine-protein kinase LECRK1 isoform X2, whose amino-acid sequence MLVLSSAKGNGDGFAVGIWLINQTEKTIIWTANRDGPPVSSNVVLQLTRDRGLLLQTEQGSVAISAVEEPSASAAMLDSGNFVLYNQDSRVIWESFKFPTDTILGGQNLSAEDELVSSVSKHNQSSGQFSLRMQEDGNLVAYPVNSSYAQYDSYWSTGTDNYGSSTQLTLSHLGVLFLRNDALVVRVLANSSYPNKNNGTIIHRATLDADGIFRLYVHRFESFNSSSTLVNWSALPNQCEVNGFCGLNSYCSSEGSKAVCNCYPSFVFVNPINKFQGCYRSFTNDGCRQVKEPAMLYRIDILENMRWGDYPYSVVPAKKEDCGKLCLEDCNCAAILYTNDHCTKYKLPLRYGRVSENTSATAFFKVITKNITTPPVSIAPEVLTESKRGLVLTLAICLGSISCLCFIFSIYSFFRYKHQVFRYRRLSENANLGLIEDFTLRTFSYNELEKATDGFREELMGSSSFGAVYKGTLPGGNKTIAVKRLEKVVEGGQQEFKAEMTALARTHHRNLVRLLGFCIEGSKKLLVYDYMSNGSLADLLFKSGLRPIWKERVKIALDVARGILYLHEECEVHIIHCNIKPQNILMDDTWTAKISDFGLAKLLPRNQSRTTMRVEETTGYSYLAPEWQKNALISVKADTYSFGIVLLELLCCRSSIEINVPSADEILLSSWVYNCFMAGELDKLVQGENVDFMTLERMVKVGLWCIQEDPALRPSMKNVILMLEGTMDIPIPPILSPVA is encoded by the coding sequence GTGATGGCTTTGCTGTGGGAATATGGTTGATTAATCAAACTGAAAAGACAATTATCTGGACTGCAAATCGAGATGGCCCACCTGTCTCCTCAAATGTAGTGTTGCAGTTAACTAGAGATCGTGGGCTGTTGCTGCAAACTGAACAAGGCAGTGTAGCTATTTCTGCTGTGGAAGAACCTTCGGCTTCAGCTGCTATGCTTGATTCGGGTAATTTTGTACTCTACAACCAGGATTCTCGTGTTATCTgggaaagttttaaatttcctACTGACACCATATTAGGAGGTCAGAATCTGTCTGCCGAAGATGAATTGGTTTCGAGTGTATCTAAACATAACCAATCGAGCGGTCAATTTTCTCTTCGTATGCAGGAAGACGGAAACCTTGTTGCCTACCCTGTTAACAGTTCGTATGCTCAATATGACTCATATTGGTCCACTGGCACAGACAATTATGGTAGTTCTACACAGCTTACTCTTAGTCATTTAGGCGTGCTGTTCTTACGAAATGATGCTTTGGTCGTCCGTGTTCTGGCAAATAGCTCTTATCCTAACAAGAACAATGGAACTATTATCCATCGTGCAACACTCGATGCAGATGGAATCTTTAGGTTGTATGTACACCGCTTTGAGAGTTTTAATTCTTCAAGCACGTTGGTGAATTGGTCGGCATTGCCTAACCAATGTGAAGTAAATGGCTTCTGTGGACTCAACAGTTACTGCTCAAGCGAGGGCAGCAAAGCTGTCTGTAACTGTTATCCTAGTTTTGTTTTTGTCAACCCAATCAATAAGTTCCAGGGTTGCTACAGGAGTTTCACTAATGATGGTTGCAGACAAGTGAAAGAGCCAGCAATGTTGTATCGAATTGATATTTTAGAGAACATGAGGTGGGGTGATTATCCTTACTCAGTTGTACCAGCAAAGAAGGAAGATTGTGGGAAATTGTGCTTGGAAGATTGTAATTGTGCAGCAATCTTGTACACCAACGATCATTGCACCAAATACAAACTTCCTCTTAGATATGGTAGGGTAAGTGAAAATACATCAGCTACAGCCTTCTTCAAGGTGATCACGAAAAATATCACTACCCCTCCAGTCTCAATTGCCCCAGAAGTTTTGACGGAAAGTAAAAGAGGTCTGGTTTTGACTCTTGCTATATGTTTGGGTTCCATTTCATGCTTGTGTTTCATATTTTCCATCTACAGTTTCTTTAGATACAAGCATCAAGTTTTCAGATATAGAAGGTTGTCAGAAAATGCGAACTTGGGTTTAATTGAAGACTTTACTTTGcgaacattttcttacaatgagcTTGAGAAAGCAACTGATGGCTTCAGGGAAGAATTAATGGGTAGTAGCTCTTTTGGAGCTGTTTATAAAGGTACTCTACCTGGAGGTAACAAAACTATCGCCGTTAAACGATTAGAGAAAGTTGTGGAAGGAGGTCAACAGGAATTTAAAGCTGAAATGACTGCACTTGCACGAACCCATCACAGAAACTTGGTTCGATTGCTTGGTTTTTGCATTGAGGGCTCTAAGAAGCTTCTTGTCTATGATTACATGAGCAATGGTTCACTTGCAGATCTTCTCTTCAAGAGTGGCTTGCGCCCCATCTGGaaagaaagagtaaaaattGCTCTTGATGTGGCGAGAGGGATCCTTTATCTGCATGAAGAGTGTGAAGTCCACATCATCCACTGCAATATAAAGCCCCAGAACATACTTATGGATGATACATGGACCGCAAAGATATCTGATTTTGGGTTGGCAAAGCTTTTACCACGAAATCAATCAAGAACAACTATGAGGGTCGAAGAGACAACTGGTTACAGCTACTTGGCACCTGAATGGCAAAAGAATGCTTTGATATCAGTAAAAGCAGACACATATAGTTTTGGTATTGTGCTTTTGGAGCTTTTATGTTGTAGAAGCAGTATAGAAATAAATGTTCCATCAGCGGATGAGATACTTCTTTCTAGTTGGGTCTATAATTGCTTTATGGCTGGAGAGTTGGACAAGCTTGTTCAAGGTGAAAACGTGGACTTCATGACACTGGAAAGAATGGTGAAAGTGGGGCTATGGTGCATTCAAGAAGATCCAGCTTTGCGTCCTTCAATGAAGAATGTGATCTTGATGTTGGAAGGGACAATGGATATTCCGATCCCTCCAATATTATCTCCAGTTGCTTAA
- the LOC122308176 gene encoding G-type lectin S-receptor-like serine/threonine-protein kinase LECRK1 isoform X3, with translation MLDSGNFVLYNQDSRVIWESFKFPTDTILGGQNLSAEDELVSSVSKHNQSSGQFSLRMQEDGNLVAYPVNSSYAQYDSYWSTGTDNYGSSTQLTLSHLGVLFLRNDALVVRVLANSSYPNKNNGTIIHRATLDADGIFRLYVHRFESFNSSSTLVNWSALPNQCEVNGFCGLNSYCSSEGSKAVCNCYPSFVFVNPINKFQGCYRSFTNDGCRQVKEPAMLYRIDILENMRWGDYPYSVVPAKKEDCGKLCLEDCNCAAILYTNDHCTKYKLPLRYGRVSENTSATAFFKVITKNITTPPVSIAPEVLTESKRGLVLTLAICLGSISCLCFIFSIYSFFRYKHQVFRYRRLSENANLGLIEDFTLRTFSYNELEKATDGFREELMGSSSFGAVYKGTLPGGNKTIAVKRLEKVVEGGQQEFKAEMTALARTHHRNLVRLLGFCIEGSKKLLVYDYMSNGSLADLLFKSGLRPIWKERVKIALDVARGILYLHEECEVHIIHCNIKPQNILMDDTWTAKISDFGLAKLLPRNQSRTTMRVEETTGYSYLAPEWQKNALISVKADTYSFGIVLLELLCCRSSIEINVPSADEILLSSWVYNCFMAGELDKLVQGENVDFMTLERMVKVGLWCIQEDPALRPSMKNVILMLEGTMDIPIPPILSPVA, from the coding sequence ATGCTTGATTCGGGTAATTTTGTACTCTACAACCAGGATTCTCGTGTTATCTgggaaagttttaaatttcctACTGACACCATATTAGGAGGTCAGAATCTGTCTGCCGAAGATGAATTGGTTTCGAGTGTATCTAAACATAACCAATCGAGCGGTCAATTTTCTCTTCGTATGCAGGAAGACGGAAACCTTGTTGCCTACCCTGTTAACAGTTCGTATGCTCAATATGACTCATATTGGTCCACTGGCACAGACAATTATGGTAGTTCTACACAGCTTACTCTTAGTCATTTAGGCGTGCTGTTCTTACGAAATGATGCTTTGGTCGTCCGTGTTCTGGCAAATAGCTCTTATCCTAACAAGAACAATGGAACTATTATCCATCGTGCAACACTCGATGCAGATGGAATCTTTAGGTTGTATGTACACCGCTTTGAGAGTTTTAATTCTTCAAGCACGTTGGTGAATTGGTCGGCATTGCCTAACCAATGTGAAGTAAATGGCTTCTGTGGACTCAACAGTTACTGCTCAAGCGAGGGCAGCAAAGCTGTCTGTAACTGTTATCCTAGTTTTGTTTTTGTCAACCCAATCAATAAGTTCCAGGGTTGCTACAGGAGTTTCACTAATGATGGTTGCAGACAAGTGAAAGAGCCAGCAATGTTGTATCGAATTGATATTTTAGAGAACATGAGGTGGGGTGATTATCCTTACTCAGTTGTACCAGCAAAGAAGGAAGATTGTGGGAAATTGTGCTTGGAAGATTGTAATTGTGCAGCAATCTTGTACACCAACGATCATTGCACCAAATACAAACTTCCTCTTAGATATGGTAGGGTAAGTGAAAATACATCAGCTACAGCCTTCTTCAAGGTGATCACGAAAAATATCACTACCCCTCCAGTCTCAATTGCCCCAGAAGTTTTGACGGAAAGTAAAAGAGGTCTGGTTTTGACTCTTGCTATATGTTTGGGTTCCATTTCATGCTTGTGTTTCATATTTTCCATCTACAGTTTCTTTAGATACAAGCATCAAGTTTTCAGATATAGAAGGTTGTCAGAAAATGCGAACTTGGGTTTAATTGAAGACTTTACTTTGcgaacattttcttacaatgagcTTGAGAAAGCAACTGATGGCTTCAGGGAAGAATTAATGGGTAGTAGCTCTTTTGGAGCTGTTTATAAAGGTACTCTACCTGGAGGTAACAAAACTATCGCCGTTAAACGATTAGAGAAAGTTGTGGAAGGAGGTCAACAGGAATTTAAAGCTGAAATGACTGCACTTGCACGAACCCATCACAGAAACTTGGTTCGATTGCTTGGTTTTTGCATTGAGGGCTCTAAGAAGCTTCTTGTCTATGATTACATGAGCAATGGTTCACTTGCAGATCTTCTCTTCAAGAGTGGCTTGCGCCCCATCTGGaaagaaagagtaaaaattGCTCTTGATGTGGCGAGAGGGATCCTTTATCTGCATGAAGAGTGTGAAGTCCACATCATCCACTGCAATATAAAGCCCCAGAACATACTTATGGATGATACATGGACCGCAAAGATATCTGATTTTGGGTTGGCAAAGCTTTTACCACGAAATCAATCAAGAACAACTATGAGGGTCGAAGAGACAACTGGTTACAGCTACTTGGCACCTGAATGGCAAAAGAATGCTTTGATATCAGTAAAAGCAGACACATATAGTTTTGGTATTGTGCTTTTGGAGCTTTTATGTTGTAGAAGCAGTATAGAAATAAATGTTCCATCAGCGGATGAGATACTTCTTTCTAGTTGGGTCTATAATTGCTTTATGGCTGGAGAGTTGGACAAGCTTGTTCAAGGTGAAAACGTGGACTTCATGACACTGGAAAGAATGGTGAAAGTGGGGCTATGGTGCATTCAAGAAGATCCAGCTTTGCGTCCTTCAATGAAGAATGTGATCTTGATGTTGGAAGGGACAATGGATATTCCGATCCCTCCAATATTATCTCCAGTTGCTTAA